A genomic segment from Stappia indica encodes:
- the glpX gene encoding class II fructose-bisphosphatase yields MPSNADLHSEALDRILTLELARVTERAAVGAARLRGRGDEKAADQAAVDAMRRELNRLPIDGTVTIGEGERDEAPMLYIGEKVGTGEGPEVDIALDPLEGTTICAKNLPNSLAVIALAPKGGLLNAPDSYMEKIAIGPGYPAGLVDLDAPVADNINALAKAKGVPVAEITACVLDRPRHARLIEDLRATGVAVRLIGDGDVAGIIHTTDPDETGIDIYMGIGGAPEGVLAAAALRCIGGQMQGRLVITRDEQVERAGRMGIDDIHRKYTMEEMARGEDVLFAATGVTDGNFLQGVRFGRGEITTHTVVMRAATGTVRYIKARHTQLDKFHLG; encoded by the coding sequence ATGCCCAGCAACGCAGACCTTCATAGCGAAGCACTCGACCGTATTCTGACCCTGGAGCTCGCCCGCGTCACCGAGCGTGCCGCCGTTGGCGCCGCCCGCCTGCGCGGCCGCGGCGACGAGAAGGCTGCCGATCAGGCCGCAGTCGACGCCATGCGCCGTGAACTGAACCGCCTGCCGATCGACGGCACGGTCACCATCGGCGAAGGCGAGCGCGACGAAGCGCCGATGCTCTATATCGGCGAGAAGGTCGGCACGGGCGAGGGGCCGGAGGTCGATATCGCGCTCGATCCGCTCGAGGGCACCACGATCTGCGCCAAGAACCTGCCGAATTCGCTGGCCGTCATTGCCCTGGCCCCGAAGGGCGGCCTGCTCAATGCGCCGGACAGCTACATGGAAAAGATCGCCATCGGTCCGGGCTATCCGGCCGGTCTGGTCGATCTCGATGCGCCCGTGGCCGACAACATCAACGCGCTGGCCAAGGCCAAGGGCGTTCCGGTTGCCGAGATCACCGCTTGCGTGCTCGACCGTCCGCGCCACGCCCGCCTGATCGAGGACCTGCGCGCCACCGGCGTCGCGGTGCGTCTGATCGGCGACGGCGATGTGGCAGGCATCATTCATACGACCGATCCGGACGAGACCGGCATCGACATCTACATGGGTATCGGCGGTGCGCCGGAAGGCGTGCTGGCCGCGGCGGCGCTGCGCTGCATCGGCGGCCAGATGCAGGGCCGCCTCGTGATCACCCGCGACGAGCAGGTCGAGCGCGCCGGCCGCATGGGCATCGACGACATCCATCGCAAGTACACGATGGAAGAGATGGCGCGGGGCGAGGACGTCCTGTTCGCCGCCACCGGCGTTACCGATGGCAACTTCCTGCAGGGCGTGCGCTTCGGGCGCGGCGAGATCACCACCCACACGGTGGTGATGCGCGCGGCAACCGGCACGGTACGCTATATCAAGGCGCGCCACACCCAGCTCGACAAGTTCCACCTCGGCTGA
- the recJ gene encoding single-stranded-DNA-specific exonuclease RecJ, giving the protein MTGIDQTASTDDGRRRVLGVVRSAGERTWRERLTQPQAATALAMAQRLGVPEVVARVMAARDVQLEAAERFLDPAIKDLMPDPSSLRDMDPAVARVADAVAAGARIAIFGDYDVDGATSSALLSRYLSSLGIASRIHIPDRIIEGYGPNGPAIRMLREEGAGLLVCVDCGSVSFEAFAEARAVGLDVVVLDHHQVGEELPATAALVNPNRQDDLSGLGHLAAVGVTFVFLVGLNRELRRRGLFRGRREPDLLALLDLVAVGTVCDVVPLKGLNRAFVRKGLLAMHGRANAGLAALGDVSRVHGRATPYHLGFMIGPRINAGGRIGDAALGARLLTTDDMDEARTIAERLDGLNTERQAIEAEMLLEGDAQALVATQQDDPAVLFTGSPGWHPGVVGLVASRLKERYRRPAFAIAYDVDGKGTGSGRSIPGVDLGAAVRRAVDEKILEKGGGHAMAAGLTVRRERLDDLAAFMQATLSDAVTAARSATELKIDGAMTAGAASAELLHMLETAGPFGAGHPEPVFAFPSHRVTFADTVGKGHVRLTLADGGGSTLKAIAFKAADTPLGQAILGARGSALHVAGALSLDTWQGQERVQLRVIDVADPQRSRL; this is encoded by the coding sequence ATGACCGGCATCGACCAGACTGCTTCGACGGATGACGGGCGCCGCCGTGTTCTCGGCGTCGTCCGCTCCGCCGGCGAGCGGACCTGGCGGGAGCGGCTGACGCAGCCGCAGGCCGCAACGGCGCTGGCGATGGCACAGCGCCTCGGCGTGCCGGAGGTCGTCGCCCGGGTGATGGCCGCTCGCGATGTCCAGCTGGAAGCGGCCGAGCGGTTTCTCGATCCCGCCATCAAGGACCTGATGCCGGATCCTTCGTCGCTGCGCGACATGGATCCGGCCGTTGCCCGGGTCGCTGATGCCGTGGCCGCTGGCGCACGAATCGCGATCTTCGGCGACTATGACGTGGACGGCGCCACGTCCTCCGCGCTGCTGTCGCGCTATCTCTCTTCCCTCGGCATCGCCAGCCGCATCCACATTCCCGACCGCATCATCGAAGGCTACGGGCCCAACGGGCCGGCCATCCGCATGCTGCGGGAGGAGGGGGCGGGGCTCCTCGTCTGCGTCGATTGCGGAAGCGTCTCCTTCGAGGCCTTCGCCGAGGCCCGCGCCGTCGGCCTTGATGTCGTGGTGCTCGACCATCACCAGGTGGGCGAGGAACTGCCCGCCACCGCTGCCCTGGTCAATCCCAACCGGCAGGACGACCTTTCCGGTCTTGGCCATCTCGCTGCCGTGGGTGTCACCTTTGTCTTCCTCGTCGGGCTGAACCGAGAGCTTCGCCGCCGCGGGCTGTTCCGCGGCAGGCGGGAGCCGGACCTGCTGGCGCTGCTCGATCTTGTTGCCGTCGGCACGGTCTGCGACGTGGTGCCGCTGAAAGGGCTGAACCGGGCTTTCGTGCGGAAGGGCCTGCTCGCCATGCACGGCCGTGCCAATGCCGGCCTTGCCGCGCTCGGCGACGTGTCGCGCGTCCACGGCCGGGCAACGCCCTATCATCTCGGTTTCATGATCGGCCCGCGCATCAATGCAGGCGGACGCATCGGCGATGCCGCGCTCGGCGCGCGGCTTCTCACCACCGACGACATGGACGAGGCGCGCACCATCGCAGAACGGCTCGACGGACTGAATACCGAGCGCCAGGCCATCGAGGCCGAAATGCTGCTGGAGGGCGATGCCCAGGCACTGGTCGCCACGCAGCAGGACGACCCGGCTGTGCTCTTCACCGGCTCGCCCGGGTGGCATCCCGGCGTTGTCGGTCTTGTCGCGTCCCGCCTGAAAGAGCGGTACCGCCGTCCGGCCTTCGCCATCGCCTATGACGTCGACGGCAAGGGGACAGGCTCCGGGCGCTCGATCCCCGGTGTCGACCTCGGCGCTGCCGTGCGGCGGGCCGTTGACGAAAAGATCCTGGAGAAGGGCGGCGGACATGCCATGGCCGCAGGCCTTACCGTGCGCCGCGAGCGGCTGGACGATCTTGCCGCCTTCATGCAGGCGACGCTTTCCGATGCCGTTACGGCGGCCCGATCGGCGACCGAGCTGAAGATCGACGGCGCCATGACTGCAGGTGCGGCAAGTGCCGAGCTGCTGCACATGCTGGAGACGGCCGGCCCGTTCGGTGCGGGCCACCCGGAGCCGGTCTTCGCCTTTCCCAGCCACCGCGTGACCTTCGCCGATACGGTCGGCAAGGGGCATGTCCGCCTGACGCTGGCCGATGGCGGCGGAAGCACGCTCAAGGCCATCGCCTTCAAGGCTGCCGACACCCCGCTCGGCCAGGCGATCCTTGGAGCCCGGGGTAGCGCCCTGCATGTTGCCGGGGCGCTGTCCCTCGATACATGGCAAGGGCAGGAGCGCGTGCAACTGAGGGTGATCGATGTTGCCGATCCGCAGCGTTCCCGCCTCTAG
- a CDS encoding nitrilase-related carbon-nitrogen hydrolase: MNISSSPETFRLALCAFNLGMGGRSREAFLAGISQRLARAHAQGAELLVLPEYLSEAFLAWKPKGLKPTAELAFMAAEAEALLPEMAALVAEHGVSLVAGSVPWADGKGGFVNRAVAMLPDGRSIAHDKLALTPFELDRESWYLTPGDKVIRFEFAGLSMMMLICLDIEMPALSSLIARDAPDLLIVPSMTSSLAGYHRVFGCAKARAVELMCSVAVCGVVGAAPGTTQNDSNVSGAALYIPCEPALGYRGVAAEMPPVDGTKGQEPFLVTDVPVAAIRALRAGGAEVWPGAWSAEHVTLSSG, translated from the coding sequence ATGAACATCTCTTCCTCTCCCGAAACCTTTCGCTTGGCGCTATGCGCCTTCAACCTCGGCATGGGCGGACGCAGCCGCGAGGCATTCCTCGCCGGCATCTCGCAGCGTCTCGCCCGCGCCCATGCCCAGGGCGCCGAGCTCCTGGTCCTTCCCGAATATCTCAGCGAGGCGTTTCTCGCCTGGAAGCCGAAGGGCCTGAAGCCGACGGCGGAACTTGCCTTCATGGCGGCAGAGGCGGAAGCCTTGCTGCCGGAAATGGCGGCTCTCGTCGCCGAACACGGGGTCTCGCTCGTTGCCGGCTCCGTACCTTGGGCCGACGGCAAGGGCGGCTTCGTCAACCGCGCCGTCGCCATGCTGCCCGATGGACGCAGTATCGCCCATGACAAGCTGGCCCTGACGCCGTTCGAGCTCGACCGCGAGAGCTGGTATCTCACCCCGGGCGACAAGGTGATCCGCTTCGAGTTCGCCGGCCTGTCCATGATGATGCTGATCTGCCTCGATATCGAGATGCCGGCGCTCTCCAGCCTTATCGCTCGCGATGCACCCGACCTGCTGATCGTGCCGTCGATGACCTCGAGCCTTGCCGGCTATCACCGGGTCTTCGGCTGTGCCAAGGCGCGTGCCGTCGAGCTCATGTGCTCGGTCGCCGTCTGCGGCGTCGTGGGGGCGGCGCCCGGCACCACGCAGAACGACAGCAACGTGTCCGGCGCCGCGCTCTACATCCCGTGCGAGCCCGCACTCGGTTATCGCGGCGTAGCGGCCGAGATGCCCCCCGTCGACGGCACGAAGGGCCAGGAGCCGTTCCTGGTGACCGATGTTCCGGTCGCAGCCATTCGCGCGTTGCGCGCCGGCGGTGCCGAGGTATGGCCGGGCGCGTGGTCGGCAGAACATGTCACGTTGTCGAGCGGGTGA
- a CDS encoding DUF423 domain-containing protein — MSVPDVSETLGSDRACGAVVLLGGLSGGLGVALSAMAAHLPGGELLANAANMLLFHAPAFLALAALRGTGPRGVLAFATLALAIGLALFAGDLASRVMLGDRLFAMAAPTGGSLMILGWAGILVAGVARLMRRA; from the coding sequence ATGAGCGTTCCCGATGTTTCCGAGACCCTTGGCAGCGACCGCGCCTGTGGTGCGGTGGTCCTTCTCGGTGGCCTCAGCGGCGGGCTGGGCGTTGCACTTTCGGCGATGGCGGCTCATCTGCCGGGAGGCGAGTTGCTGGCTAATGCGGCCAACATGCTGCTGTTCCATGCGCCGGCCTTCCTGGCATTGGCGGCGCTGAGGGGCACCGGCCCGCGCGGTGTCCTGGCGTTTGCGACGCTGGCCCTCGCCATCGGCCTGGCGCTTTTTGCCGGCGACCTTGCTTCGCGGGTCATGCTGGGAGACCGCCTGTTCGCAATGGCGGCGCCCACTGGCGGCAGCCTGATGATCCTCGGCTGGGCCGGCATCCTCGTGGCTGGTGTCGCACGGTTGATGCGCCGGGCTTGA
- a CDS encoding sarcosine oxidase subunit beta family protein, which translates to MTRFSFWDLALKAVNAHQDWGHQWRKPDPKPEYDVIIIGAGGHGLATAYYLASEHGITNVAVLEKGWLGGGNTGRNTTIVRSNYLWEESEALYDHAMDLWQDLSQELNYNVMYSARGVMMLAHTVHDIQVFKRHVHANRLAGVQNEWLSAEEAKEFCPPLNIGRNIRYPVLGAALQRKGGVARHDAVAWGYARGADRRGVDIIQNCAVTGIRRHADGSVAGVETSRGFIGAKKVGVVAAGHTSVVMDMAGVRMPLESNPLQALVSEPVKPCFPCVVMSNTVHAYISQSDKGELVIGAGTDQYVSYSQTGGLQITTHTVDAICELFPMFRRMRMLRNWGGIVDVTPDRSPIIGKTPVPGLYVNCGWGTGGFKATPGSGHVFAHTIARDEPHPINAPFTLDRFRTGRLIDEAAAAAVAH; encoded by the coding sequence ATGACACGTTTCTCCTTCTGGGACCTGGCCTTGAAGGCCGTCAACGCCCATCAGGACTGGGGTCACCAGTGGCGCAAACCCGATCCGAAGCCCGAATATGATGTGATCATCATCGGTGCCGGCGGCCACGGTCTTGCCACGGCCTATTATCTCGCGAGCGAACACGGCATCACCAATGTCGCCGTGCTGGAAAAGGGTTGGCTTGGCGGCGGCAATACGGGCCGCAACACCACCATCGTGCGATCCAATTATCTCTGGGAGGAGAGCGAGGCGCTCTACGACCACGCGATGGACCTGTGGCAGGACCTGTCGCAGGAGCTGAACTACAACGTCATGTACTCCGCCCGCGGCGTGATGATGCTCGCCCATACGGTGCACGACATCCAGGTCTTCAAGCGGCACGTTCATGCCAACCGGCTGGCCGGCGTCCAGAACGAGTGGCTGAGCGCGGAGGAGGCCAAGGAGTTCTGCCCTCCGCTTAATATCGGCCGTAACATCCGCTATCCCGTGCTCGGCGCCGCGCTCCAGCGCAAGGGCGGCGTAGCCCGTCATGACGCAGTGGCCTGGGGCTACGCGCGCGGCGCTGACCGGCGCGGCGTCGACATCATCCAGAATTGCGCCGTCACGGGTATTCGCCGCCATGCCGACGGATCTGTGGCCGGGGTCGAGACCTCGCGCGGTTTCATCGGCGCGAAGAAGGTCGGCGTTGTCGCGGCCGGTCACACCTCGGTCGTGATGGACATGGCCGGCGTTCGCATGCCGCTGGAGTCCAACCCGCTTCAGGCGCTGGTGTCCGAGCCCGTGAAGCCGTGTTTCCCCTGCGTGGTGATGTCCAACACGGTGCACGCCTATATCTCGCAGTCGGACAAGGGCGAGCTGGTGATCGGTGCGGGCACCGACCAGTATGTCTCCTACAGCCAGACCGGCGGACTGCAGATCACCACGCACACGGTCGATGCCATCTGCGAGCTGTTCCCGATGTTCCGCCGCATGCGCATGCTGCGCAACTGGGGCGGCATCGTCGACGTGACGCCGGACCGCTCGCCCATCATCGGCAAGACCCCGGTGCCGGGCCTTTACGTCAATTGCGGCTGGGGCACGGGCGGGTTCAAGGCAACGCCCGGCTCGGGCCATGTCTTCGCCCACACCATCGCGCGGGACGAACCGCATCCGATCAACGCGCCGTTCACGCTGGACCGGTTCCGCACCGGCCGGCTCATCGACGAGGCGGCAGCCGCCGCCGTCGCGCATTGA
- a CDS encoding cupin domain-containing protein produces MTHQPVNLAGKLALFSDHWSPKIVGSFNGHDLMVVKVKGEFTWHSHPDTDDFFQVLSGRLTIRMRDGDVTLGPGELFVVPKGVEHCPVAEVETHLLLIEPSGTPNTGDPDTAARKIEI; encoded by the coding sequence ATGACGCATCAGCCTGTGAACCTTGCCGGCAAGCTCGCTCTGTTCTCCGACCACTGGTCGCCGAAGATTGTCGGCTCGTTCAACGGTCACGATCTTATGGTGGTGAAGGTCAAGGGAGAGTTCACCTGGCATTCGCACCCCGACACGGACGACTTCTTTCAAGTCCTGTCCGGTAGGTTGACCATCCGCATGCGTGATGGCGACGTTACGCTCGGGCCCGGCGAACTGTTTGTCGTTCCCAAAGGCGTGGAGCATTGCCCGGTTGCCGAGGTCGAAACCCACCTGTTGCTGATCGAGCCTTCCGGGACGCCGAACACCGGCGACCCGGATACCGCCGCACGCAAGATCGAGATCTAG
- a CDS encoding sarcosine oxidase subunit delta — translation MLLIHCPCCGVDRPEIEFRYGGEAHIARPAQPADLDDHQWAEFLYMRTNPKGVMAERWRHVHGCGRFFNALRDTVSDRFIAVYKTGEPRPDSAAASGEGAR, via the coding sequence ATGCTGTTGATCCACTGCCCCTGCTGCGGCGTCGACCGCCCGGAGATCGAATTCCGCTATGGCGGCGAGGCGCATATCGCCCGTCCCGCGCAGCCGGCGGATCTCGACGATCATCAATGGGCCGAGTTTCTCTACATGCGAACCAACCCCAAGGGCGTGATGGCCGAGCGCTGGCGCCACGTCCATGGCTGCGGCCGCTTCTTCAATGCGCTGCGCGACACGGTCAGCGACCGCTTCATCGCCGTCTACAAGACCGGCGAGCCGCGCCCGGATAGTGCCGCCGCCAGCGGGGAGGGCGCCCGATGA
- a CDS encoding sarcosine oxidase subunit alpha family protein, whose protein sequence is MTASFRTSKGGRIDRAKSVTFTFDGKTLTGRAGDTLASALLANGIHLVGRSFKYHRPRGIVTAGSEEPNALVGVAKSAAAAAGQSVPNLRATQVEIHDGMVVVSQNRWPSLDFDIGAVNDRLSPFFVAGFYYKTFMWPKSFWNRVYEPFIRAAAGLGKAPTAPDPDRYANRYTHCDVLVAGSGPAGLAAALAASRAGARVILADEQGEPGGSLLHEAGAEIDGRPATAWVAAAIAELAGNDRVTLLPRTTVFGYFNQNFVALAERVTDHLADPDPSLPRERLWQVRARQVVLATGAIERPLVFPENDRPGVMMAEAGRIYANRFGVLPGRAIAVATACDSAWHAAFDIKALGGNVVAILDMRSEVDPALKERARALSIRVETGCTVTGVKGSKRVQGVMIGRLAGDKVSPAGSLACDCLLMSGGWTPNVSLHSQARGKLDWNPDKGAFLPGDPVQAQRSAGSCRGIDGLAQVLADGARAGAEAAEAATGTPADIPAFSASGGEVSSGWWLGAVPHDRDASRVRAFVDFQNDVTAKDVKLAVREGMHSIEHIKRYTTTGMATDQGRLSNMNALSIASTALANEVPQVGLTTFRQPYTPVTFGTLATTSRGDLFDPVRRTPIHDWAAAQGAAFEDVSLWKRAWYFPKGGEDMHAAVLRECRTVRESVGIFDASTLGKIEVVGPDAAEFLERIYTNPWKKLGIGRLRYGLMLNEAGFIMDDGVVGRIAEDRFHVTTTTGGAPRVLAHMEDYLQTEWPDLKVWLTSTTEQWAVIAVQGPKAREAIAPLVDDIDLATEVMPHMSVREGHVMGGIPCRLFRMSFTGESGYEINVPPSRARQVWDAVFANVERLGGCAYGTETMHVLRAEKGYIIVGQETDGTVTPDDVGMSWAIGKNKPDFVGKRSLARPDLVAPGRKQLVGLLTKDGKALVEEGAQVTAEADPAPRTPALGHVTSSYMSAAAGRPIALAMIANGRARLGEILHVPMPNGAIAVEVVAPLFVDPEGSRLNA, encoded by the coding sequence ATGACCGCCTCCTTCCGCACTTCGAAGGGCGGGCGCATCGACCGCGCGAAATCCGTCACATTCACCTTCGACGGCAAGACGCTCACCGGCCGGGCCGGCGACACGCTGGCCTCGGCGCTGCTCGCCAACGGCATTCATCTCGTCGGCCGCTCGTTCAAGTACCACCGCCCGCGCGGCATCGTGACCGCCGGCTCAGAGGAGCCGAATGCGTTGGTCGGGGTGGCGAAGTCCGCGGCGGCCGCCGCCGGCCAGAGCGTGCCGAACCTGCGGGCCACCCAGGTCGAGATTCACGACGGGATGGTCGTCGTCAGCCAGAACCGCTGGCCTTCGCTCGACTTCGACATCGGCGCGGTCAACGACCGCCTGTCCCCGTTCTTCGTTGCCGGCTTCTATTACAAGACCTTCATGTGGCCGAAGAGCTTCTGGAACCGGGTCTACGAGCCGTTCATCCGCGCCGCCGCCGGTCTCGGAAAGGCGCCGACCGCGCCGGATCCGGACCGCTATGCCAATCGCTATACCCACTGCGACGTGCTCGTGGCTGGCAGTGGCCCGGCGGGTCTTGCTGCCGCGCTTGCGGCGTCGCGCGCTGGCGCCCGGGTGATCCTTGCCGACGAGCAGGGGGAGCCCGGCGGCTCGCTGCTGCACGAGGCAGGTGCCGAGATCGACGGCCGTCCCGCGACCGCGTGGGTCGCCGCGGCGATTGCCGAGCTTGCCGGCAACGACCGTGTCACGCTCCTGCCGCGCACCACCGTCTTCGGCTACTTCAACCAGAACTTCGTCGCGCTTGCCGAGCGGGTCACCGACCACCTCGCCGATCCGGACCCGTCGCTGCCGCGCGAGCGTCTGTGGCAAGTTCGCGCGCGCCAGGTGGTGCTTGCCACCGGCGCCATCGAGCGTCCGCTGGTCTTCCCCGAGAACGACCGTCCGGGCGTGATGATGGCCGAGGCAGGACGCATCTACGCCAACCGCTTCGGTGTCCTGCCGGGCCGGGCGATTGCGGTCGCCACGGCCTGCGACAGCGCCTGGCATGCGGCCTTCGACATCAAGGCGCTCGGCGGCAACGTGGTCGCCATCCTCGACATGCGCAGCGAGGTTGACCCGGCGCTGAAGGAGCGCGCCCGCGCGCTTTCGATCCGGGTGGAAACCGGCTGCACAGTCACCGGCGTCAAGGGGTCGAAGCGCGTCCAGGGCGTCATGATTGGCCGGCTGGCAGGCGACAAGGTTTCGCCGGCTGGCAGTCTCGCCTGCGATTGCCTGCTGATGTCGGGCGGCTGGACGCCCAATGTCAGCCTGCATTCGCAGGCGCGCGGCAAGCTCGACTGGAACCCGGACAAGGGCGCTTTCCTGCCCGGCGACCCGGTACAGGCGCAGCGCTCGGCCGGCAGCTGCCGCGGCATCGACGGACTGGCGCAGGTGCTGGCCGACGGTGCCCGTGCCGGCGCGGAAGCGGCGGAAGCCGCAACCGGGACTCCGGCCGATATTCCGGCCTTTTCCGCAAGCGGCGGCGAGGTCTCATCCGGCTGGTGGCTGGGGGCCGTGCCGCATGACCGCGATGCATCCCGCGTGCGCGCCTTTGTCGACTTCCAGAACGATGTCACGGCAAAGGATGTGAAGCTTGCCGTGCGCGAGGGCATGCATTCCATCGAGCATATCAAGCGCTACACCACGACCGGCATGGCGACCGATCAGGGGCGCCTCTCCAACATGAATGCGCTCTCCATCGCCTCCACGGCACTCGCCAACGAGGTTCCGCAGGTCGGTCTCACCACCTTCCGCCAGCCCTATACGCCGGTGACCTTCGGCACGCTGGCGACGACCTCGCGCGGCGATCTGTTCGATCCCGTCCGCCGAACGCCGATCCACGACTGGGCGGCGGCGCAAGGCGCGGCGTTCGAGGATGTGAGCCTGTGGAAGCGCGCCTGGTACTTCCCGAAAGGCGGCGAAGACATGCACGCGGCGGTGCTGCGCGAATGCCGGACCGTGCGCGAGAGCGTCGGCATCTTCGATGCCTCGACCCTCGGCAAGATCGAGGTGGTCGGACCGGATGCGGCAGAGTTCCTCGAGCGGATCTACACCAACCCCTGGAAGAAGCTCGGCATCGGGCGGCTGCGTTACGGGCTGATGCTCAACGAGGCCGGGTTCATCATGGATGACGGCGTCGTCGGCCGTATAGCCGAGGACCGCTTCCACGTCACCACCACGACCGGCGGCGCCCCGCGCGTCCTCGCCCATATGGAGGACTATCTCCAGACCGAATGGCCGGACCTCAAGGTCTGGCTGACCTCCACCACCGAACAATGGGCGGTGATCGCCGTGCAGGGACCGAAGGCACGCGAGGCGATTGCTCCTCTTGTCGATGACATCGATCTTGCGACCGAGGTCATGCCGCACATGTCGGTGCGCGAGGGGCATGTCATGGGCGGCATCCCCTGCCGGCTGTTCCGCATGAGCTTCACCGGCGAGTCGGGCTACGAGATCAACGTCCCGCCATCGCGGGCGCGTCAGGTCTGGGACGCAGTCTTCGCCAATGTCGAGCGGCTCGGCGGCTGCGCCTACGGCACGGAGACGATGCATGTCCTGCGCGCCGAAAAGGGCTACATCATCGTCGGTCAGGAAACCGACGGTACAGTGACGCCGGACGATGTCGGCATGTCCTGGGCCATCGGCAAGAACAAGCCGGACTTCGTCGGCAAGCGTTCGCTCGCCCGCCCGGATCTTGTGGCGCCGGGGCGCAAGCAGCTCGTCGGCCTGCTGACGAAAGACGGCAAGGCGCTGGTGGAGGAGGGGGCACAGGTCACCGCCGAGGCTGACCCTGCACCGCGCACGCCCGCACTCGGCCACGTCACCTCGTCTTACATGTCCGCCGCTGCCGGCCGGCCGATT